In Chitinophaga sp. HK235, a single window of DNA contains:
- a CDS encoding aspartate aminotransferase family protein encodes MIKSLIHSMIVCPDMTKDYPKIEYGSGVYLYDKQGKRYLDGAAGSSSVSNLGYGRQEIIAAATEQMSKVAVLPTHAFSAEVVERYLDRLVNFAPEGFKRAWTVMSGTEAVENAVKLALQYHQLMGEPNRYKIISRWNTYHGNSVFMLDIGGMKARREAYSKWLNNFPHISPAYSYRKPEGMTEEEYVLSLLKEFENTIIEADPETVAAFVAEPVVAAAMGAVPPPEGYFKGIRRICDKYGILFVSDEILSGFGRTGKNFGISNFGVKPDIIAAGKGISGGYFPLSAVIASEKVVTPFVDTKSPFLGGHTFACNPVGAAVGNCVLDIIEREQLIQRSKEMGDIFLEKLRGLYEYDIVGDVRGVGLQCGIELVQDRETKEPFPKELLLSKKIGERSIQKGVVLYPGRGSVDGVLGDHIMITPPFIIDEEQLETIVSTVKDCIEEVSVELKQFTK; translated from the coding sequence ATGATTAAATCATTAATTCATTCGATGATAGTATGTCCGGACATGACCAAAGACTATCCCAAAATAGAGTATGGATCTGGAGTTTACCTGTACGATAAACAGGGAAAGAGATATCTGGATGGCGCTGCAGGTTCCTCTTCGGTGTCGAACCTGGGATATGGCAGGCAGGAAATCATAGCTGCCGCCACGGAACAGATGTCTAAAGTAGCGGTTCTGCCTACGCACGCATTCAGTGCGGAGGTGGTGGAACGTTACCTCGACAGGCTGGTGAATTTTGCTCCGGAAGGATTTAAGCGGGCATGGACGGTAATGAGTGGAACAGAAGCGGTGGAAAATGCGGTGAAGCTTGCCCTGCAATACCATCAGCTGATGGGAGAACCCAATCGTTATAAAATAATATCCCGCTGGAATACTTACCATGGCAATTCTGTGTTCATGCTGGACATTGGTGGCATGAAAGCGCGCAGAGAGGCTTACAGCAAATGGTTGAACAACTTCCCGCATATTTCCCCTGCTTATAGCTACAGAAAGCCGGAGGGTATGACGGAAGAAGAATACGTATTGTCACTGCTGAAGGAATTTGAAAACACCATCATCGAAGCAGACCCGGAAACAGTAGCTGCATTTGTGGCAGAGCCGGTAGTGGCCGCCGCTATGGGTGCTGTACCTCCGCCGGAAGGCTATTTCAAAGGTATCCGCCGTATCTGCGATAAATACGGGATACTGTTTGTTTCTGATGAAATCTTATCAGGATTTGGCAGGACAGGTAAAAATTTCGGCATCAGCAATTTTGGCGTTAAACCGGATATCATCGCTGCAGGCAAAGGTATCAGCGGCGGCTATTTCCCGCTGTCTGCCGTGATTGCGTCTGAAAAAGTAGTGACGCCGTTTGTGGACACCAAATCACCGTTCCTCGGCGGACACACTTTTGCCTGCAACCCCGTGGGCGCTGCGGTGGGCAATTGTGTCCTCGATATCATCGAAAGAGAACAACTGATACAAAGGTCCAAAGAAATGGGAGACATCTTCCTGGAAAAACTCCGTGGGCTATACGAATATGACATTGTGGGAGATGTGCGCGGCGTAGGGCTGCAATGCGGTATTGAGCTGGTGCAGGACAGGGAGACAAAAGAACCATTCCCGAAGGAACTGCTGCTCTCCAAAAAAATAGGAGAAAGGTCGATCCAGAAAGGAGTAGTGCTATACCCCGGCAGAGGCTCTGTTGATGGTGTACTGGGTGATCATATCATGATAACGCCTCCTTTTATTATTGATGAAGAACAACTGGAGACCATTGTCTCTACCGTAAAAGACTGTATAGAAGAGGTTTCTGTGGAATTAAAACAATTTACCAAATAG
- a CDS encoding MBL fold metallo-hydrolase has product MSSDNKYYLKLNVAIEALIDRWYAWSHLVSPATAAMNIKDRHVKIMKSYVKNPKIHEAAVKRPEMRGGPFIDYGGQRVDEIEQLLETTMEKRANMLKFNEAVHELNGMLQKEAAGYSLNPLYDKVPDILKGYVELYYDLNDQANFRFFEALLYKSEYYDESTQSVSLQLIEADDDRSFVLSTPRLDDEHLLHLDVKFKDNVIDKLFKMKRIPGSYDEIKEELQIKPEQEVLFRSFFTEEPPAKYQPYTGSGIRTRYFGHACVLVETNEMSILVDPVISYDGYETEVNRYTINDLPEKIDYVLITHNHQDHVLLETLLQLRHSIKHLVVPSCGKGNLQDPSLKLMFNNIGFNNVIELDDMESITMDKCTITGLPFLGEHSDLDVRSKLCYHVKLHNSFRVMFAADSCNVQSDLYKRVHAIMGNIDVLFLGMECDGAPLTWLYGPLLSLPMERDKDHSRRLAGCDYNQGKDLVDIFHPRNVFVYAMGMEPWLEFISSIKYTDQSRPIVESNKLVDKCNSMGIDAERLFGEKTIEY; this is encoded by the coding sequence ATGAGTAGCGACAACAAATATTACCTGAAACTGAATGTGGCCATTGAAGCGCTGATAGACCGGTGGTATGCATGGTCGCATTTGGTTTCTCCCGCTACCGCGGCCATGAATATCAAAGACAGGCACGTCAAAATCATGAAGTCCTATGTGAAGAACCCGAAGATCCATGAGGCGGCGGTAAAAAGACCTGAAATGCGCGGCGGACCATTTATTGACTACGGCGGACAAAGGGTGGACGAGATTGAACAACTGCTGGAAACGACCATGGAAAAAAGGGCGAATATGCTGAAGTTCAATGAGGCAGTACATGAGCTCAACGGCATGTTGCAGAAAGAAGCCGCCGGATATTCCCTGAACCCGTTGTACGATAAAGTACCCGACATCTTAAAAGGATATGTTGAACTGTACTATGATCTGAATGATCAGGCGAACTTCCGCTTTTTTGAGGCGTTGCTTTACAAGAGCGAATACTATGATGAATCCACTCAGTCTGTTTCATTGCAGCTGATCGAAGCAGACGATGATCGTTCCTTTGTATTAAGTACGCCGCGCCTGGATGACGAACACCTGTTACATCTGGACGTGAAGTTTAAGGATAACGTTATTGATAAGTTGTTTAAAATGAAGCGTATCCCGGGCAGCTACGATGAAATCAAAGAGGAGCTGCAGATAAAGCCGGAACAGGAAGTACTTTTCAGGAGCTTTTTCACCGAAGAACCTCCGGCAAAATACCAGCCTTACACCGGAAGCGGGATCAGGACCCGGTATTTTGGCCACGCCTGCGTACTGGTGGAAACCAACGAGATGTCGATCCTTGTTGACCCGGTGATTAGCTATGATGGCTATGAAACAGAAGTGAACAGATACACGATCAACGATCTGCCCGAAAAAATCGATTATGTGTTGATCACCCATAACCATCAGGACCATGTGCTACTGGAAACGCTCCTGCAGCTGCGCCACAGCATCAAACATCTTGTTGTTCCCAGCTGTGGCAAAGGAAACCTTCAAGATCCCAGCCTTAAACTGATGTTCAATAATATCGGGTTCAATAATGTGATTGAGCTGGATGATATGGAGTCCATTACGATGGACAAATGTACTATCACCGGCTTACCCTTTCTGGGAGAGCATTCGGACCTGGATGTGAGAAGCAAGCTGTGTTATCATGTGAAGCTGCATAACAGCTTCCGGGTGATGTTTGCTGCCGACTCCTGTAACGTACAGTCGGATCTGTATAAGCGGGTACACGCCATCATGGGCAACATCGACGTGCTGTTCCTCGGAATGGAATGCGATGGCGCGCCGCTGACCTGGTTATACGGCCCGCTGCTGTCCCTGCCTATGGAGCGCGATAAAGATCATTCGCGGCGGCTGGCAGGTTGTGATTACAATCAGGGAAAAGATCTGGTAGACATTTTCCACCCCAGAAATGTTTTCGTGTATGCGATGGGGATGGAGCCATGGCTCGAATTTATCAGTTCCATAAAATACACAGACCAGTCCCGGCCTATTGTGGAATCAAACAAGCTGGTAGACAAATGCAATAGCATGGGTATTGACGCAGAGCGTCTGTTTGGAGAAAAAACCATTGAGTACTAA
- a CDS encoding non-ribosomal peptide synthetase: MNKDELLKRARNEDFWSMQLKKAGPGENRLFLNIEEVKNNAASSSEIIYLKESDTEKVRHLCNESDLLIYNFYATALHILFHFYGERKVIFLSPSTRLEETETTEKFFLMMDDIDMKESFKTLFSSRKESLLNAINHTVDRDAILALFDTRDYAGLQPVYALCVDGHVSDACKKLTQVIFHFNVSSSTPSLEIFCKRELYDEKMPELFGDNFNALLGQIISRIYEPVKDLNWMGSREQAIHDRINQSRAYFSVDKNVVELVEAHRTANATDVAIRDGDETRTYADLSANSNRLAHYLSEQHALGKGHLAGVMMPRSIQMPETILAVWKTGAAYVPMGTDLTDTSLAQIIRNSGLKVIVVNTGEALAQLSRLDIAAAVVYLNEERERINVCPDTPLNTVIHPNDLAYVIYTSGSTGEPKGVMIEHFGMVNHIGAKITEIGIKKGGIVAQNAPHTFDISVWQFFAPLVAGAQCLIYNEEEILNIGHFIAKTVENKVNVLELVPSYLLEMLHYMEAAVEKPHFALLSLILNAETLTHSMVSRWLALYPGIPIINTYGATEVSDDICHYFMTSVPGSFTVPVMYDPIQHVEVHLVNDNFERVPVGVKGEILLAGPTVGKGYLNNEEKTKAAFLAGPIAGVTRQERVYRTGDIGRLTAGGTLEFIERVDSQVKIRGHRIELGGIENIINTIPEVKNSKAIANTADQYIVLYYMSEAAIDKDVLDDALLSKLPRYMLPAIYIHLTEFPLTPNGKIDKKALPDPEQFELAAGGATYVAPRNETEEKLVAIWQEVLGKEKVGVMDDFFSLGGHSLKMMRLTGSYHKVFNVKVELADLFANTTLESHVDLIAGGSEERYTPIPLVDKASAYPLSPAQKRLWLVQQLNPSTTSYNIYAERQLQMTAEEFAAALKVLVERHEILRTKFVEEDGEPRQVIIPVEQAIWDLPVADDVYQAAEALKRHVFDLSSWPLFRLAVHRQEGGIRLLFNMHHIISDGWSTDIFVREINTIHNREAAALTPLKIQYKDYAAWQNAALSDGKLDMSRQYWVSKLSGNLPVLRLPADYSSEELRENNTGAYTLYLDQYVKALIHDFALQRKISVFSVLAACFKVLLYRLTGENDIIIGMPAANRNHEDVKDLIGFFLNTLMLRDQVDSEQPFNTLADEVGKTILEGLKHQSYPFELLLDELNVVRDQHHFPISSVFLNMLDFNAQEKEYIRDFEPVHITAASAPKFDIECYFKSYENGISLQCAYRRNLFEQPTIAYWLEEYTAIVKQVLASPDMRIKNVHVFDKVKFEQERPVPKNSFVPFEKAAIQQTIVSRFEQQVARTPQQAALVQGDNVISYQELNAKANGLAHTILSKKQIKGEHIGLLLDHGAPGVTGMLGVLKSGNIYVPLDPSHPKERLRHILEHSRCNVIIAMESTLELAASLSTAADELTVIHFSPDIISRDDRPDVEITPESPAYVLYTSGSTGIPKGVVQCHKNVLHFIRLYTNNLHIDAGDRVSLLPTYSFDSSVMDIYGALLNGATLYPYSIEKESVEHLKTWLEANEISILHTVPTIYRYFLDTLKEKDVLQHTRLVVLGGEAVFKHDVDLFKKHFPEEAIFINGYGPTESTVTIQKFIDKTTRITHRNIPVGVPCEDTTVYILNEDDEKMGIYQEGEIVYKSDYLALGYLNDETQTNKVFTPDPITKEGRVYRSGDLGMWMPTGDIVFTGRKDGQIKLNGIRIELPEIEQHLLKITGIEEAIVLKKVLKGAERLVAYIRGERELNIREIKLSLSQSLPVYMVPAHYVFLDKFPLTATGKISRRDFPEPAPEEETMSLPENPVEERLAQLWSEILKTDPSTVRTDQGLFTMGGNSIQIIRLKNKIQKDELLGVQLSLKDFFPDPTIKSLARVIQLATRLKGMEGMEIQNEFENESII, from the coding sequence ATGAATAAAGACGAATTGTTAAAAAGGGCCAGGAATGAGGATTTTTGGAGTATGCAGCTTAAAAAGGCGGGTCCCGGTGAAAACAGGCTGTTTCTAAATATTGAAGAAGTAAAAAACAATGCGGCAAGCTCTTCTGAAATCATCTATTTGAAAGAATCAGATACTGAAAAAGTGCGGCACCTTTGTAATGAATCTGATTTATTGATATACAATTTTTATGCTACTGCACTACATATTTTATTTCATTTTTATGGAGAAAGAAAGGTAATATTTCTTTCTCCATCCACCCGACTGGAAGAGACAGAAACAACGGAAAAGTTCTTCCTGATGATGGATGACATTGACATGAAGGAGAGCTTTAAGACGCTTTTCTCTTCCCGGAAAGAATCCTTACTGAACGCCATCAACCATACCGTTGACCGGGATGCCATCCTCGCGCTCTTTGATACCCGGGATTATGCCGGGCTTCAGCCTGTATACGCTTTGTGTGTGGATGGCCATGTATCGGACGCATGTAAGAAACTGACACAGGTGATTTTCCACTTTAATGTGTCTTCCTCAACACCATCGCTGGAGATTTTCTGCAAAAGAGAATTGTACGATGAAAAGATGCCGGAGCTGTTCGGAGACAACTTTAATGCGCTGCTGGGACAGATCATCAGCCGGATATATGAGCCGGTGAAAGACCTGAACTGGATGGGCAGCCGTGAGCAGGCTATCCATGACCGGATCAATCAGTCCCGGGCTTATTTTTCCGTCGATAAAAACGTGGTGGAATTGGTAGAGGCACACCGGACAGCCAACGCAACTGACGTAGCCATCAGGGATGGCGACGAAACGCGCACGTACGCTGATTTGTCAGCTAATTCCAACCGGCTGGCCCATTATCTTTCGGAGCAACATGCATTGGGAAAAGGTCATTTGGCGGGTGTGATGATGCCCCGGTCTATTCAGATGCCGGAAACCATCCTCGCTGTCTGGAAAACAGGCGCGGCCTACGTCCCCATGGGCACCGATCTTACCGACACCAGTCTGGCGCAGATCATCCGCAATTCGGGGCTGAAAGTGATAGTGGTCAATACCGGCGAAGCGCTGGCGCAATTGTCCAGGCTGGATATAGCCGCTGCCGTAGTATATCTGAACGAGGAACGGGAACGGATCAACGTTTGTCCGGACACGCCACTGAATACAGTCATACATCCCAACGACCTGGCATACGTGATCTACACCAGCGGCTCGACAGGCGAGCCGAAAGGCGTCATGATCGAACACTTCGGGATGGTCAATCATATCGGCGCCAAGATTACAGAGATCGGTATTAAAAAAGGGGGTATCGTGGCGCAAAATGCGCCGCATACATTTGATATTTCTGTCTGGCAGTTTTTTGCCCCGCTGGTGGCAGGCGCACAATGTCTCATCTACAACGAGGAGGAAATCCTCAACATAGGCCACTTTATCGCCAAAACAGTGGAAAACAAAGTGAATGTACTGGAGCTGGTACCTTCCTACCTGCTGGAGATGCTGCACTATATGGAAGCAGCAGTGGAGAAACCACATTTTGCGCTGCTGTCTTTAATACTGAATGCAGAAACGTTGACGCATTCCATGGTGAGCAGATGGCTGGCCCTTTACCCCGGTATTCCTATTATCAATACCTACGGGGCAACGGAGGTTTCAGATGATATCTGCCATTACTTCATGACCAGCGTTCCCGGCTCTTTTACCGTGCCGGTAATGTATGATCCTATCCAGCATGTGGAGGTTCATCTGGTCAATGATAATTTCGAAAGAGTACCTGTTGGCGTAAAAGGAGAGATTTTACTGGCCGGCCCCACTGTAGGGAAAGGGTACTTAAACAACGAAGAAAAAACAAAAGCTGCCTTTCTGGCTGGTCCGATTGCGGGCGTTACCCGTCAGGAGCGGGTATACAGAACCGGTGATATCGGCAGGCTGACGGCCGGCGGAACGCTGGAGTTTATAGAACGTGTAGACAGCCAGGTGAAGATCCGTGGCCACAGAATTGAATTAGGTGGTATAGAGAATATTATCAACACCATTCCGGAGGTTAAGAACTCCAAAGCTATCGCCAATACTGCAGATCAGTATATTGTGCTCTATTACATGTCGGAAGCGGCGATAGACAAAGATGTGCTGGATGATGCATTGTTATCGAAGCTACCGAGGTACATGTTGCCCGCCATCTATATCCATTTGACAGAATTCCCATTGACCCCTAACGGGAAGATAGATAAAAAGGCGCTGCCCGATCCGGAGCAGTTCGAACTGGCAGCGGGTGGCGCGACCTATGTAGCGCCGCGAAACGAAACGGAAGAAAAGCTGGTGGCTATTTGGCAGGAGGTGCTCGGGAAAGAAAAGGTGGGTGTCATGGATGATTTCTTCAGCCTCGGAGGGCACAGCCTGAAGATGATGAGGCTCACCGGCAGCTACCATAAAGTTTTTAATGTGAAAGTTGAGCTGGCGGACCTGTTTGCAAACACTACGCTGGAATCGCATGTGGACCTGATTGCCGGTGGCAGCGAGGAACGTTATACTCCCATTCCTTTGGTGGATAAGGCTTCCGCCTATCCGCTTTCACCGGCTCAAAAGCGTTTATGGCTGGTACAGCAACTGAATCCTTCCACCACCTCGTATAACATTTATGCAGAGCGGCAGTTACAGATGACTGCGGAGGAGTTTGCCGCTGCTCTGAAAGTGCTGGTGGAAAGGCATGAGATATTACGGACGAAGTTTGTGGAAGAAGATGGCGAACCGCGACAGGTGATTATACCAGTGGAACAAGCCATTTGGGACCTGCCGGTAGCAGATGATGTGTATCAGGCTGCGGAGGCGCTGAAACGGCATGTGTTTGACCTGTCGTCCTGGCCATTGTTCAGGTTGGCGGTACATCGGCAGGAAGGCGGTATCAGGTTGCTGTTCAATATGCACCATATCATCAGCGACGGATGGTCTACAGATATTTTTGTCAGAGAGATCAATACCATTCATAACAGGGAAGCCGCGGCATTAACGCCGCTAAAGATACAGTACAAGGACTATGCAGCGTGGCAGAATGCCGCCTTATCTGACGGGAAGCTGGATATGAGCCGGCAGTACTGGGTGTCAAAGCTGTCGGGGAATTTGCCGGTGCTTCGTCTGCCGGCGGATTATTCCTCCGAGGAGCTCCGCGAAAACAATACGGGAGCTTATACACTGTACCTTGACCAGTACGTAAAAGCATTGATCCATGATTTTGCTTTACAAAGGAAAATCAGTGTATTCAGTGTTTTAGCGGCTTGTTTTAAAGTGTTGTTATATCGTCTCACCGGAGAAAATGATATCATCATCGGGATGCCGGCAGCCAACAGGAACCACGAAGATGTAAAAGACCTGATCGGCTTTTTCCTGAATACACTGATGCTGCGGGATCAGGTGGACAGTGAGCAGCCTTTCAATACACTGGCCGACGAAGTGGGAAAAACAATACTGGAAGGTTTAAAACATCAGTCGTACCCGTTTGAACTGCTGCTGGACGAATTAAATGTGGTAAGGGACCAGCATCATTTCCCTATTAGTTCCGTTTTCCTGAACATGCTCGATTTTAACGCACAGGAAAAGGAATATATCAGAGACTTTGAACCGGTTCATATCACCGCCGCCAGTGCGCCGAAATTCGACATTGAATGTTACTTCAAAAGTTATGAAAACGGTATTTCATTGCAATGTGCTTACCGGCGTAACCTGTTTGAGCAACCAACGATCGCATACTGGCTGGAGGAGTATACGGCTATCGTAAAACAGGTGCTGGCATCTCCGGACATGCGCATCAAAAATGTTCATGTTTTTGATAAGGTGAAGTTTGAGCAGGAAAGACCGGTTCCCAAAAACTCCTTTGTACCATTTGAAAAAGCGGCCATTCAACAGACCATCGTTTCAAGGTTTGAACAGCAGGTGGCGCGGACCCCACAGCAGGCGGCATTGGTACAGGGTGATAACGTCATCAGCTATCAGGAGTTAAATGCGAAAGCTAACGGACTGGCACACACTATTCTCTCCAAAAAACAAATAAAGGGAGAGCATATCGGCCTGTTGCTGGACCATGGTGCTCCCGGGGTTACCGGCATGCTGGGGGTTTTAAAGTCCGGCAACATCTACGTTCCGCTGGACCCCAGCCATCCTAAGGAAAGATTACGGCATATACTGGAGCATTCCCGGTGTAATGTCATCATAGCGATGGAATCAACCCTTGAATTGGCGGCATCCCTGTCTACAGCGGCCGACGAGCTGACCGTCATCCATTTTTCCCCGGATATTATTTCGCGGGATGACCGGCCTGATGTGGAGATTACACCCGAAAGCCCGGCGTATGTGTTGTATACTTCCGGGTCTACCGGCATACCGAAAGGAGTAGTGCAATGCCATAAAAACGTACTGCATTTCATCAGGCTTTATACGAATAACCTGCATATTGATGCCGGCGACCGCGTAAGCCTGTTGCCTACCTATAGCTTCGACTCTTCCGTGATGGACATTTACGGAGCGCTGCTGAACGGCGCAACGCTGTATCCCTACAGCATAGAAAAAGAAAGTGTAGAGCATCTGAAGACATGGCTCGAAGCCAATGAAATCAGCATCCTTCATACGGTTCCCACCATATACCGGTATTTCCTCGATACCTTAAAGGAAAAGGACGTATTACAGCATACACGGCTGGTAGTGTTGGGCGGTGAGGCGGTGTTTAAGCACGATGTTGACCTGTTTAAAAAACATTTCCCGGAAGAGGCCATCTTTATTAACGGTTACGGCCCTACGGAATCAACGGTTACCATCCAGAAATTCATAGATAAAACAACCCGGATCACCCATCGTAACATCCCGGTGGGCGTGCCCTGTGAAGATACCACTGTCTATATCCTGAACGAGGACGATGAAAAAATGGGCATCTATCAGGAAGGAGAAATCGTTTACAAAAGCGATTATCTGGCGCTCGGATACCTGAACGACGAAACGCAGACCAATAAGGTGTTTACCCCTGATCCTATCACCAAAGAAGGCCGGGTATACAGGTCCGGAGATCTGGGGATGTGGATGCCCACCGGTGATATTGTGTTTACCGGCAGGAAAGACGGGCAGATAAAACTCAACGGTATCCGTATTGAACTGCCTGAAATAGAGCAGCACCTGCTGAAAATTACAGGTATAGAAGAAGCCATCGTACTCAAAAAAGTACTGAAAGGCGCCGAGAGACTGGTCGCTTACATAAGAGGCGAAAGGGAGTTAAACATCAGGGAAATAAAACTATCCCTTTCGCAGTCCCTGCCCGTGTATATGGTGCCTGCCCATTATGTCTTTCTGGACAAATTCCCGCTGACGGCCACCGGCAAGATCAGCAGGAGGGATTTCCCAGAACCGGCGCCGGAGGAAGAAACCATGAGTCTCCCCGAAAACCCGGTGGAAGAAAGGCTGGCACAGCTATGGAGCGAAATATTAAAAACAGACCCCTCAACGGTAAGAACAGATCAGGGCTTATTTACCATGGGAGGTAACTCGATACAGATCATCCGGCTCAAAAACAAAATTCAGAAAGATGAATTGCTGGGCGTTCAATTATCCCTTAAAGACTTTTTCCCGGACCCCACCATTAAAAGCCTCGCCCGTGTTATTCAGCTGGCCACCAGACTGAAAGGCATGGAGGGTATGGAAATTCAAAATGAATTTGAAAATGAAAGCATTATCTAA